The following proteins are encoded in a genomic region of Arachis stenosperma cultivar V10309 chromosome 4, arast.V10309.gnm1.PFL2, whole genome shotgun sequence:
- the LOC130974741 gene encoding uncharacterized protein LOC130974741: MVEMLSQTIPLIVDVESKFHILAMKLYEPCIAAQFSYIKESEEIRLAMLPLELIKRVREIEQDVYTESETAQKKDSKQTAAVDLSKRLKDTCSLNDAASLKAILGYKTWRY, from the exons ATGGTGGAAATGCTCTCTCAAACAATCCCTTTAATTGTGGATGTAGAGTCCAAATTCCACATTCTTGCAATGAAGTTGTATGAGCCCTGT ATTGCAGCTCAATTTAGTTATATTAAGGAATCTGAGGAGATTCGTCTTGCTATGTTACCATTGGAGTTGATAAAGAGA GTGAGAGAGATTGAGCAGGATGTATACACCGaatcagaaacagcccagaagaaAGACTCGAAGCAGACTGCTGCAGTTGATCTGTCTAAAAGGTTAAAAGATACCTGTTCCTTAAATGACGCTGCCAGCCTGAAAG CAATCTTAGGATACAAAACATGGAGATATTGA